The following proteins come from a genomic window of Vicia villosa cultivar HV-30 ecotype Madison, WI unplaced genomic scaffold, Vvil1.0 ctg.000580F_1_1, whole genome shotgun sequence:
- the LOC131629567 gene encoding uncharacterized protein LOC131629567: protein MSRPVERIAEINDGKELWKIVVRIHHRWKVVSNSKEHFEMIFVDKLGDDIHAVVPAPHVSVFTEKCLLGHTYTVSNFKVVPYVLAFRASGHRYLIKFTAGTSVLDEDKHEIPPKSILFTTV from the exons ATGTCAAGGCCTGTTGAGAGAATAGCAGAGATCAATGATGGAAAAGAGCTTTGGAAGATTGTTGTTAGGATTCACCACCGATGGAAAGTTGTCTCCAACAGCAAGGAACATTTTGAAATGATCTTtgttgacaaattg GGAGATGATATTCATGCTGTTGTTCCAGCACCGCATGTGTCGGTTTTCACCGAAAAATGCTTATTAGGCCATACTTATACTGTATCTAATTTTAAGGTGGTGCCTTATGTTCTGGCCTTCAGGGCATCGGGACACAGATATTTGATAAAGTTTACTGCTGGAACGTCTGTTCTTGATGAAGACAAACATGAGATACCCCCGAAATCGATTTTATTTACAA CCGtgtga
- the LOC131629568 gene encoding uncharacterized protein LOC131629568 produces the protein MVDSIGYAQTESGAKKQQISMMLRDHSNNMLNCTLWESYADQFIKFNKVRVAASLPTVVLLQYAKVKEEGKYPLSVTNTYNVTLLCVDADFPIMKDFIDRMPEESKVTLSDQLGGNSQYSSQSSENQQLTPVQKLFSKAVVFPIAEIIQLTDVTFCATVATTKLLVASPFGWFYRACHMCQSIARGDSPPFECEAGHETMAEVLRYKIEIEVTHGGQSCNFVFWNRECEMLLGLSASQLRNTMIQAGITDPLDFPLALDQLLKLEMAMKVKWHPRWKNCSVVMIIKNDPIIQQLKEKWGTDEEPIPIQTVVPDTLEIKESVDEAKTDANEDCELVTDLEITSEHKPDAVTPGGKRHLPAASSESIDGELSSNKLKKIIKMEKID, from the exons ATGGTGGATAGTATTGGTTATGCGCAGACTGAGTCAGGTGCAAAGAAGCAGCAAATTAGCATGATGTTGCGTGATCACAG CAACAACATGTTGAACTGTACTCTGTGGGAATCATACGCGGATCAGTTCATCAAGTTTAACAAAGTTAGGGTTGCTGCATCACTACCTACAGTTGTGTTGCTTCAGTATGCCAAAGTGAAGGAAGAAG GAAAGTATCCTCTGTCTGTGACAAACACCTACAATGTGACCCTTTTATGTGTTGATGCTGATTTTCCGATCATGAAAGACTTTATTGATAG AATGCCTGAGGAGAGCAAGGTAACCCTGTCTGACCAACTTGGAGGGAATTCCCAATATTCCTCCCAAAGTTCTGAAAATCAACAGCTCACTCCTGTGCAAAAATTGTTCTCAAAGGCTGTTGTTTTTCCTATTGCTGAGATTATTCAACTTACGGAT GTTACATTTTGCGCTACTGTCGCTACAACAAAATTATTAGTAGCATCTCCGTTTGGATGGTTCTATCGTGCCTGCCATATGTGTCAATCTATAGCGCGCGGGGACAGCCCCCCCTTTGAGTGTGAAGCTGGTCATGAAACCATGGCTGAAGTCCTTAG GTATAAGATTGAAATTGAGGTTACTCACGGGGGCCAAAGCTGCAATTTTGTCTTCTGGAACAGAGAATGTGAAATGCTGTTGGGTTTATCTGCATCGCAACTTCGTAACACTATGATTCAG GCTGGAATTACTGATCCATTGGACTTTCCGTTAGCACTTGATCAGTTGTTGAAGTTGGAAATGGCTATGAAGGTTAAGTGGCATCCACGCTGGAAGAACTGTTCCGTCGTTATGATTATAAAAAATGATCCTATTATCCAGCAACTTAAGGAAAAATGGGGAACAGATGAG GAACCTATTCCAATCCAAACTGTCGTACCTGATACTCTGGAG ATTAAAGAGAGTGTTGATGAAGCTAAAACAGATGCCAATGAAGACTGTGAATTGGTTACA GACCTGGAAATTACATCTGAACACAAGCCGGATGCTGTCACACCTGGTGGTAAGAGACATCTTCCTGCTGCATCAAGTGAATCTATTGATGGGGAACTGTCATCAAACAAGCTGAAGAAGATAATTAAAATGGAGAAGATTGATTag
- the LOC131629570 gene encoding uncharacterized protein LOC131629570, protein MWRTLAAALRSKHDICLTVATSGIASLLLPGGRTAHSKFRIPVPTMDNSTCKVEFNDDVADMLRQTKLIIWDEAPMAHKYAIESLDRTLKDVMSADKNSTDVFGGKVVVFGGDFRQILPVVPRGSRSDIVHCAINASYIWHSVEVLTLTRNMRLRTGSTQTDKNEIAQFSDWLLRIGEGRISEPNDGTAEINIPPDILITEFDDPIVAIVNSTYPDFINNFQCVDYLKSRAILASTLQIVDQINDHILSLMPGEIRDYYSANSVDKSEIHDPAVVDILTPEFLSSLRTSGLPNHHLKLKVGTPIMLMRNIDQAEGLCNGTRLCITKMAAHVLEASIMGGKGLGNLVYIPRMDMSPSQSPWPFKLNRRQFPIIVSYSMTINKSQGQSLDNVGLYLPKDVFTHGQIYVALSRVTTKKGIKILIHDEEKKFREKTTNVVYKEVFNNV, encoded by the exons ATGTGGAGAACACTCGCAGCTGCATTAAGATCAAAACACGATATATGTTTAACTGTTGCAACTAGCGGTATAGCATCATTGTTACTTCCAGGAGGTAGAACTGCACATTCAAAGTTCAGGATACCGGTACCAACTATGGACAATTCTACTTGCAAGGTTGAATTCAACGATGATGTCGCAGACATGTTACGACAGACAAAGCTTATAATATGGGATGAGGCACCAATGGCGCATAAGTATGCAATAGAATCGCTTGACAGAACTTTGAAAGATGTTATGAGTGCAGACAAAAATTCAACTGATGTATTCGGTGGAAAGGTTGTTGTTTTCGGGGGCGATTTCAGACAGATTTTACCTGTCGTCCCCAGAGGCAGTCGTTCCGATATTGTACACTGTGCCATAAATGCATCTTACATATGGCATTCAGTTGAGGTATTAACATTGACAAGAAACATGCGGCTACGAACAGGATCAACACAGACTGACAAAAATGAGATAGCACAGTTTTCAGATTGGCTTTTAAGAATAGGAGAGGGCCGAATATCTGAGCCTAATGACGGCACCGCCGAAATCAACATACCACCTGATATTCTGATAACAGAATTTGATGATCCAATCGTGGCCATTGTCAATAGCACATACCctgatttcataaataatttccaatgtgttgattACCTTAAAAGTCGAGCAATACTTGCCTCTACACTGCAGATTGTTGATCAGATCAATGACCATATACTTAGCTTGATGCCAG GAGAGATTCGTGACtactacagcgcaaattcagttgACAAGTCTGAGATTCATGACCCAGCAGTAGTTGATATCCTCACACCAGAATTTCTAAGTTCCCTCCGAACATCAGGATTGCCAAACCATCACTTAAAACTAAAGGTTGGGACACCTATAATGCTCATGAGAAATATAGATCAGGCTGAAGGTTTATGTAACGGCACAAGGCTGTGTATAACAAAGATGGCAGCCCATGTACTGGAGGCTTCAATAATGGGTGGTAAAGGTTTGGGAAATTTGGTTTACATACCTCGAATGGACATGTCACCATCCCAATCACCATGGCCATTCAAACTGAATAGGAGACAGTTCCCTATTATAGTTTCCTATTCTATGACAATTAACAAATCACAGGGACAGTCATTGGATAACGTTGGTTTGTACTTACCGAAAGATGTATTCACACATGGCCAGATTTATGTCGCATTGTCAAGAGTAACAACAAAAAAGGGAATCAAAATACTGATacatgatgaagaaaagaaattcaGGGAGAAAACTACAAATGTTGTGTATAAAGAAGTTTTTAACAATGTCTAA
- the LOC131629569 gene encoding uncharacterized protein LOC131629569: METDVVKNTAPQTSIARKRRKLILKAKRDYRNRVRSSNLTSHLNHNFTSSVTYETTIETTMARKRRKIILDNRKRLRNLFNTEVSRVQNTNNIVSQSQNMDHASTSNYNMSSQSMDHPSTSNHNVSVESHYEDNDDSNSDNNLNSSNSSGSDEDSDPAQLQEAHLQEYYDIGDQSYECAHCQACMWYQEKVNRHKITATPRFYRCCRGGKIVLPFLEQPPQVLQDLLFNNTYSDSKNYQANIRTYNAMFSFTSPGMKFDTTYSKRGGPPTLRLQGQTCHRIGTLLPETGQPPQYAQLYIYDTDNEVEHRIKCFKDNKGIERPVVKKLKMMLDQHNVHAKAFRMARDVLRTNSFTDLKLRLISDRSEDGRVYNKPTVSEVAALIVGDIDSADKRDILIQRRNGGLQRIDEFHPTYLAYQYPLIFPYGEDGYRKNIMHRYHHETEVTKRNRQSIKDWFSYRLQQRRKEAKTLLYSRRIFQQFLVDGYAMMESERLNWLRDNQLKLRVGKYNNLAAQTDCDTRNEHQKRGKRVVLPSTFVGSKRYMDQLYFDGMAISSQLGFPDLFVTFTCNPNWPEIKRALSGTGLQPHDRPDIISKVFKIKFDTLMDDITKHHVVGKVIALPKYYIELTFNLIDMYTIEFQKRGLPHAHILIFLHPKSKYPTPSDIDKIISAEIPDPTVHPNLYKLVRAHMMHGPCGLARVTSQCMKNGRCSKYYPKKFIEDTIVDAEGYPLYRRRSKTFTIEKNGYDRITAAVSTNSNQPVDEIQQYLDCRKPAVERMFYHLVGEKPIYYTDYARMENVLETASVTESMFTAWLREWKPRKKGFTIGRLIWVPPTTGELFYLRMMLTVAKGPTTYEEIRTVDNIQYDTFRDACFAMGFLEDDKEYIAAIKEASHWGTGHFLRKLFAIMLLSGAVNRPAHVWEQTWLLLSDGVLHTQRALAANPELDLTQEELQNLTLIEIEKLLQANRRTLKDFSPIPYPDAYVLEQLGNRLIYDERNYDTASMNSEFENLFAALTGNYCVN; the protein is encoded by the exons ATGGAAACAGATGTTGTTAAAAACACTGCTCCTCAAACATCCATTGCAAGAAAGAGGAGAAAGCTTATTCTTAAAGCAAAGAGGGATTATCGAAACCGTGTCAGATCAAGCAACCTCACTTcccatttaaatcataattttacaTCTTCTGTAACATAtgaaaccactattgaaacgactATGGCTAGAAAGAGAAGGAAAATAATCTTGGATAACAGAAAAAGATTGAGAAATCTGTTCAATACTGAAGTTAGTAGGGTTCAAAATACGAACAACATTGTTAGTCAAAGTCAGAACATGGATCATGCATCTACTTCAAATTATAATATGTCAAGTCAGTCCATGGATCATCCATCTACCTCAAATCATAATGTGTCTGTTGAATCTCATTATGAAGACAATGATGACTCCAACtctgacaataatttaaattcttcTAATAGTTCCGGCTCTGACGAAGATTCAGACCCGGCACAATTACAGGAGGCCCATCTTCAAG AATATTACGATATTGGCGACCAAAGTTATGAATGCGCACACTGCCAagcatgtatgtggtaccaagaAAAAGTGAATAGACACAAAATTACAGCAACTCCTCGCTTTTATCGTTGTTGCCGTGGAGGAAAAATTGTTCTTCCGTTCCTTGAGCAACCTCCACAGGTGTTGCAAGATCTTCTATTTAATAACACATATTCAGATAGTAAAAACTACCAGGCTAACATACGAACATACAACGCAATGTTCTCATTCACTTCCCCTGGAATGAAGTTCGACACAACATATTCTAAAAGAGGTGGACCCCCTACTTTGAGACTGCAGGGTCAGACCTGTCATCGAATTGGTACACTGCTGCCAGAAACAGGGCAACCTCCGCAATATGCTCAATTATACATCTATGACACGGACAATGAAGTTGAACACAGAATAAAATGTTTCAA GGACAACAAAGGCATCGAGCGACCGGTTGTCAAAAAGCTCAAGATGATGTTAGATCAGCACAATGTTCATGCTAAAGCTTTTAGAATGGCAAGGGATGTTTTAAGGACAAATTCTTTCACAGATTTAAAACTCAGGCTTATTTCTGATAGATCCGAAGATGGCCGTGTTTACAACAAACCTACTGTCTCAGAAGTGGCTGCACTCATTGTGGGAGACATTGATTCTGCTGATAAAAGGGACATCTTAATTCAGCGCCGCAATGGTGGTTTGCAACGAATAGATGAGTTTCACCCAACATATTTGGCTTATCAGTATCCTCTTATATTTCCTTATGGGGAAGATGGTTACAGGAAAAATATAATGCACAGATATCACCATGAAACTGAGGTCACTAAGAGAAACCGTCAAAGCATTAAGGATTGGTTTTCTTACCGGTTACAACAACGTCGCAAAGAGGCAAAAACACTACTTTACTCAAGACGCATATTTCAACAATTCTTAGTCGACGGCTATGCTATGATGGAATCCGAACGACTGAATTGGTTGAGAGATAATCAGTTGAAATTAAGAGTGGGCAAATATAATAATTTGGCCGCTCAAACTGATTGCGATACAAGAAATGAACACCAAAAGCGAGGAAAACGAGTTGTTCTGCCATCAACATTTGTTGGTAGCAAGAGATATATGGATCAACTATATTTTGACGGTATGGCCATTTCAAGTCAATTGGGATTCCCTGATTTATTTGTTACTTTTACCTGCAACCCAAATTGGCCTGAAATTAAAAGAGCATTGTCAGGCACAGGTCTACAACCCCATGATAGGCCAGATATCATttcaaaagttttcaaaataaagTTTGATACCCTCATGGATGATATTACAAAACACCATGTCGTGGGAAAAGTGATTGCAT TACCAAAATATTACATCGAACTAACTTTCAATTTAATAGATATGTACACCATCGAATTCCAAAAGCGCGGATTGCCACATGCTCACATCTTGATATTCCTACACCCTAAGAGCAAATACCCAACACCATCTGACATAGACAAGATCATTTCTGCTGAAATTCCCGACCCGACTGTTCATCCCAATTTATACAAATTGGTTAGGGCACATATGATGCATGGACCCTGTGGGCTTGCTCGCGTGACCTCACAATGTATGAAGAATGGACGATGTTCTAAATACTACCCCAAAAAGTTTATTGAAGACACTATTGTTGATGCAGAGGGATATCCGCTGTATAGGAGAAGATCAAAAACCTTCACTATTGAAAAAAATG gctatgacagaataacagcagcagTTTCAACAAATAGCAATCAACCTGTTGACGAGATCCAACAATATCTCGACTGCAG AAAACCAGCTGTGGAACGTATGTTCTATCATTTGGTTGGGGAGAAACCTATATACTATACAGATTATGCACGCATGGAAAATGTGCTGGAAACTGCAAGTGTGACTGAATCAATGTTTACTGCATGGCTG agagaatggaAACCACGGAAAAAAGGCTTCACCATTGGACGTCTCATATGGGTTCCGCCAACAACTGGTGAACTGTTTTACCTGCGCATGATGTTGACGGTGGCAAAAGGACCAACAACATATGAGGAAATCAGGACCGTGGATAACATTCAGTATGATACATTCAGAGATGCATGCTTTGCAATGGGATTTCTTGAAGACGACAAAGAATACATAGCTGCTATAAAGGAGGCAAGTCATTGGGGGACTGGTCATTTTCTTCGAAAACTGTTTGCTATCATGCTTTTGTCTGGTGCTGTTAATCGCCCTGCACATGTTTGGGAACAAACTTGGctcctattatctgatggtgtctTACATACACAAAGAGCATTGGCTGCTAATCCAG AATTGGACCTCACACAAGAAGAGTTACAAAATTTGACTTTAATAGAAATTGAGAAACTGCTTCAGGCAAATAGAAGGACACTAAAGGATTTTAGTCCTATTCCATATCCGGATGCTTATGTTCTTGAACAGTTGGGAAACAGGCTCATATATGATGAGCGTAATTATGATACAGCATCAATGAACTCAGAATTTGAAAATCTGTTTGCTGCTCTTACAGGTAACTATTGCgtcaattaa